Proteins from one Juglans microcarpa x Juglans regia isolate MS1-56 chromosome 6S, Jm3101_v1.0, whole genome shotgun sequence genomic window:
- the LOC121236531 gene encoding protein FAR1-RELATED SEQUENCE 5-like gives MQQSNYVEEISEATSDSIEVEAQSTTSLGNTVDTNEASTDGGDITEEPKPGMHFESETELINYYKHYGKRCGFGIITQRSKMEKDGTVKYVTVGCARGGKAQNRSSNVSKPRPTSKTDCKARMNVMLKDGKLCATSVFNTHNHGLSLRKFRFFKCNREVNESVKRVLDTNDEAGIWMNKSLHALVIEADGFENISFGEKDCRNYIDKARHLRLGKGGAQALFEYFRMMQYKNDGFFNLMKLDDDDRLKSVFWADARSRGAYNYFGDVETFDTTYLTNRYGMSFAPFVGVNHHGQSILLWV, from the coding sequence atgcagcAAAGTAACTATGTTGAAGAAATTAGTGAGGCCACATCAGACTCAATAGAAGTTGAAGCGCAGTCTACTACCTCTTTGGGTAATACGGTTGATACCAACGAGGCTAGCACTGATGGGGGTGATATCACTGAGGAGCCAAAGCCAGGGATGCATTTTGAGTCGGAGACTGAGTTGATAAATTACTATAAACATTACGGAAAGCGATGTGGTTTTGGGATAATAACACAAAGGAGTAAAATGGAGAAAGATGGGACTGTGAAATATGTCACTGTGGGATGTGCTCGGGGTGGCAAGGCACAAAATAGGTCGTCAAACGTCTCCAAGCCTCGGCCAACAAGCAAGACAGACTGCAAGGCAAGGATGAATGTCATGTTAAAGGATGGGAAGCTATGTGCGACATCCGTATTTAACACACACAATCATGGGCTCAGTCTAAGAAAATTCAGGTTTTTCAAATGCAACAGAGAAGTTAATGAGTCTGTTAAAAGGGTGTTGGATACTAATGATGAGGCTGGCATATGGATGAATAAGAGTTTACATGCTCTTGTGATTGAGGCGGATGGGTTTGAGAACATATCATTTGGAGAAAAAGATTGTCGTAACTATATTGATAAGGCACGACACCTGCGCCTTGGTAAAGGTGGTGCTCAAGCGTTGTTTGAGTATTTTAGAATGATGCAATACAAGAATGATGGTTTTTTCAACCTCATGAAATTGGACGATGATGATAGACTGAAAAGTGTGTTTTGGGCGGACGCCCGTAGTAGAGGGGCCTACAACTACTTTGGAGATGTGGAAACATTCGATACCACATATTTGACAAATAGGTATGGAATGTCATTTGCACCTTTTGTGGGTGTAAACCATCATGGACAGTCAATCCTTTTGTGGGTGTAA